In one window of Mercurialis annua linkage group LG4, ddMerAnnu1.2, whole genome shotgun sequence DNA:
- the LOC126677459 gene encoding ras-related protein RABC2a-like: MSDYDHPFKIVLIGDQGVGKSSLLVSFVSGAVTDLPSTIGTDIKIKQITVGGKRLKLTFWDTAGQERFRTLTSSYYRDAHGIILVYDVTRKQSFTNLANLWIKEVDLYSTNIGCIKMLVGNKVDKESERAVSREEGMDLAKQLGFLFVESSAKTRENVEKCFDDLALKILEESEKKRQEELKQKHSESEPKSENIKLPGKSKETPQPYTGPPSGGGACCNT, translated from the exons TCAAGGTGTGGGAAAGAGCAGTCTCCTTGTCAGTTTCGTTTCTGGCGCTGTCACCGATCTTCCTAGCACAATCG GCACCGATATTAAGATAAAGCAGATAACAGTGGGTGGGAAGAGACTGAAACTTACATTTTGGGACACTG CTGGACAAGAAAGGTTCAGAACATTAACAAGCTCTTACTATAGAGATGCTCATGGGATCATTCTTG TTTATGATGTGACACGAAAACAATCATTTACGAACTTAGCAAACTTATGGATAAAAGAAGTTGATCTCTACTCTACAAACATTGGCTGTATCAAGATGCTCGTTGGAAATAAAGTTGATAAA GAGTCGGAAAGGGCAGTGAGCAGAGAAGAGGGAATGGATCTGGCGAAACAGCTCGGATTTCTGTTTGTTGAATCTAGTGCTAAAACTAGAGAAAATGTGGAGAAATGCTTTGATGATTTAGCACTGAAG ataCTGGAGGAATCTGAGAAGAAACGACAGGAGGAACTGAAGCAGAAACATTCTGAATCAGAACCCAAATCAGAAAACATTAAGCTTCCTGGGAAATCTAAGGAGACTCCACAACCTTACACAGGACCACCAAGTGGGGGTGGCGCTTGCTGCAATACTTAG